A region from the Arvicola amphibius chromosome 12, mArvAmp1.2, whole genome shotgun sequence genome encodes:
- the Rasip1 gene encoding ras-interacting protein 1, whose amino-acid sequence MLSGERKEGGSPRFGKLHLPVGLWINSPRKQLAKLGRRWPSAASVKSSSSDTGSRSSEPLPPPPPHVELRRVGAVKAAGGASGSRAKRISQLFRGSGAGGAGAPGTPGGAQRWASEKKLPELAAGVAPEPPLPTRAAVPPGVLKIFAAGLASGANYKSVLATERSTARELVAEALERYGLAGGRGTGDGGCVDAYALCDALGRPAAGVGGGEWRAEHLRVLADAERPLLVQDLWRARPGWARRFELRGREEARRLEQEAFGAADADGTNAPSWRTQKNRSRAASGGAALASPGPGSGSGTPTGSGGKERSENLSLRRSVSELSLQGRRRRQQERRQQALSMAPGAADTQMVPTDPGDLDQLTQCLIQAPSNRPYFLLLQGYQDAQDFVVYVMTREQHVFGRGGPSSSRGGSPAPYVDTFLNAPDILPRHCTVRSGPEPPAMVRPSRGAPVTHNGCLLLREAKLHPGDLLGLGEHFLFMYKDPRSGGSGSARPPWLPSRPGAAPPGPGWAFSCRLCGRGLQERGEALAAYLDGREPVLRFRPREEEALLGEIVRAAASGAGDLPPLGPATLLALCVQHSARELELGHLPRLLGRLARLIKEAVWEKIKEIGDRQPENHPEGIPEEPLTPEAVSVELRPLILWMANTTELLSFVQEKVLEMEKEADQEGLSSDPQLCNDLELCDEALALLDEVIMCTFQQSVYYLTKTLYSTLPALLDSNPFTAGAELPGPGAELEAMPPGLRPTLGVFQAALELTSQCELHPDLVSQTFGYLFFFSNASLLNSLMERGQGRPFYQWSRAVQIRTNLDLVLDWLQGAGLGDIATEFFRKLSIAVNLLCVPRTSLLKASWSSLRTDYPTLTPAQLHHLLSHYQLGPGRGPPPAWDPPPAERDAVDTGDIFESFSSHPPLILPLGSSRLRLTGLVTDDSLHRELRRLRRLLWDLEQQELPANHRHGPPVAASP is encoded by the exons gTCCTCGTCCTCCGACACGGGGAGCCGCAGCAGCGAGcccctgccgccgccgccgccgcacgTGGAGCTGCGGCGCGTGGGCGCGGTGAAGGCGGCGGGGGGCGCCTCCGGCAGCCGCGCCAAGCGCATCTCGCAGCTGTTCCGGGGCTCGGGGGCAGGCGGTGCCGGGGCCCCTGGAACGCCCGGGGGTGCGCAGCGCTGGGCCAGCGAGAAGAAGCTGCCTGAATTGGCGGCGGGTGTAGCTCCGGAGCCGCCGCTGCCCACGCGCGCCGCGGTGCCCCCGGGCGTGCTCAAGATCTTCGCTGCGGGGCTGGCGTCGGGCGCCAACTACAAGAGTGTGCTGGCCACGGAGCGTTCCACGGCGCGCGAGCTGGTGGCCGAGGCGCTGGAGCGCTACGGGCTGGCGGGCGGCCGCGGAACGGGCGACGGCGGCTGCGTGGACGCCTACGCGCTCTGCGACGCGCTAGGCCGGCCCGCGGCGGGCGTGGGAGGCGGCGAGTGGCGCGCTGAGCACCTGCGCGTGCTGGCCGACGCCGAGCGCCCCCTGCTGGTGCAGGACCTGTGGCGCGCGCGGCCTGGCTGGGCGCGGCGCTTCGAGTTGCGAGGCCGCGAGGAGGCGCGGCGGCTGGAGCAGGAGGCCTTCGGGGCTGCGGACGCAGACG GCACGAACGCCCCATCTTGGAGAACACAGAAGAATCGCTCTAGGGCTGCATCTGGTGGGGCAGCTCTGGCCAGTCCTGGTCCAGGGTCAGGATCCGGGACCCCCACTGGGTCCGGGGGCAAGGAGCGATCTGAAAATTTGTCCCTGCGTCGCAGTGTGTCTGAGCTGAGTCTGCAGGGGCGGCGGCGAAGGCAGCAGGAACGCAGGCAGCAGGCACTTAGCATGGCCCCAGGGGCAGCTGACACCCAGATGGTACCAACAGACCCTGGAGACTTGGATCAGTTGACTCAGTGCCTCATTCAGGCACCCAGCAACCGTCCCTACTTCCTTCTGCTCCAGGGCTACCAGGATGCTCAG GACTTCGTGGTGTATGTGATGACCCGAGAGCAGCACGTGTTTGGCCGAGGTGGGCCCTCATCGTCCCGTGGCGGGTCCCCAGCTCCATATGTGGACACCTTCCTCAATGCCCCAGACATCCTGCCGCGACACTGCACGGTGCGCTCGGGCCCGGAGCCCCCGGCCATGGTGCGCCCATCACGGGGCGCCCCGGTGACGCACAACGGCTGTCTTTTGCTGCGCGAGGCCAAGCTGCACCCCGGAGACCTATTGGGCCTGGGAGAGCATTTCCTGTTTATGTACAAGGACCCCCGCTCTGGGGGCTCAGGGTCCGCTCGGCCACCTTGGCTGCCCTCGCGCCCCGGGGCCGCGCCACCCGGACCGGGCTGGGCCTTTTCCTGTCGCCTGTGTGGCCGTGGCCTGCAGGAGCGCGGAGAGGCGCTGGCCGCCTACCTGGATGGCCGTGAGCCGGTGCTTCGGTTCAGACCACGAGAGGAAGAGGCGCTGCTGGGCGAGATCGTGCGCGCTGCAGCTTCGGGCGCAGGGGACCTGCCCCCACTCGGGCCTGCCACTCTGCTGGCGCTGTGTGTACAGCATTCGGCGAGGGAGCTGGAGCTGGGCCATCTGCCTCGCCTGCTGGGCCGCCTGGCCAGACTCATCAAAGAGGCCGTTTGG gaaaaaattaaagaaattggaGACCGCCAGCCAGAGAA CCACCCAGAGGGCATTCCCGAGGAGCCTCTGACTCCCGAGGCTGTGTCTGTGGAGCTGCGGCCGCTCATACTGTGGATGGCCAACACCACAGAGCTGCTGAGCTTTGTTCAGGAGAAGGTtctggagatggagaaagaggctGACCAGGAGG GCCTGTCCTCAGACCCTCAGCTCTGCAATGACTTGGAACTGTGTGACGAGGCCTTGGCCCTCCTGGACGAGGTCATCATGTGTACCTTCCAGCAGTCTGTCTACTACCTCACCAAG ACTCTTTATTCAACACTGCcagcactcctggacagtaacCCTTTCACCGCTGGGGCAGAGCTACCAGGGCCTGGTGCGGAGCTGGAGGCCATGCCGCCTGGACTCAGGCCTACCCTGGGTGTGTTCCAGGCTGCTCTAGAACTGACCAGCCAGTGTGAGCTGCACCCCGACCTCGTGTCCCAGACTTTTGGCTACTTGTTCTTTTTCTCCAATGCATCGCTTCTCAACTCGCTGATGGAACGAG GTCAAGGCCGACCTTTCTATCAATGGTCTCGAGCCGTCCAAATTAGAACCAACTTGGATCTCGTTTTGGATTGGCTGCAGGGGGCTGGGCTGGGTGACATTGCCACTGAGTTCTTCCGGAAACTCTCCATTGCTGTGAACCTGTTATGTGTGCCCCGCACCTCCCTGCTCAAG GCTTCCTGGAGCAGCCTACGGACTGACTACCCCACCCTGACTCCTGCTCAACTCCACCATCTCCTTAGCCACTACCAGTTAGGTCCTGGCCGTGGACCACCTCCAGCCTGGGACCCGCCACCTGCTGAGCGAGATGCTGTGGACACAG GGGATATCTTTGAAAGTTTTTCCTCGCACCCTCCTCTCATTCTGCCCCTGGGCAGCTCGCGCCTACGCCTCACGGGCCTGGTGACAGATGACTCATTGCACCGAGAACTACGCAGGCTCCGTCGCCTCCTCTGGGATCTTGAGCAGCAGGAGCTGCCAGCCAATCACCGCCACGGACCTCCGGTGGCTGCGTCGCCTTGA
- the Mamstr gene encoding MEF2-activating motif and SAP domain-containing transcriptional regulator isoform X2, which yields MQASTTHPSSTTKVSTPALAMTLAASSQRSQIIRSKFRSVLQLRIHRRNQDCTSDSDPWISASGPALAPALPPAPASFLVSPGVLSPEPTYCPWRSPKKESSKNSQHWKEPKVRGNLTYHLYMPPERRQGPREDLQAEGSTLGPPGPSLWEEKNSQRPHPRMKPSSPGNSRPSPPSHKLELQTLKLEELTVSELRQQLRLRGLPVSGTKSMLLERMRGGAPPRERQKPRREDKEAAAPWPRLRPKALGHTRRPGTVKTSATTRRLQFSGAADPLGAAPAPSPAPAPTPVQAPAPASASAPALPTPFPTSPASLTLEEELQEAIHRAQLLPNRDIDDILEDQEEPDDLLPPIPLDFPGSFDVLSPSADSDGFSSVFSSSLPSPTSSLSPSPKALTDSLDWLEALSGGPPLDSGPPEPSIFSADLSDPSGTRLWELLPDA from the exons ATGCAGGCGTCCACGACTCATCCTTCCTCTACCACCAAG gTTTCCACCCCAGCTTTGGCAATGACCCTGGCAGCCTCCTCCCAGCGCTCCCAAATCATCCGTTCCAAGTTCCGCTCTG TCCTGCAGCTTCGGATCCACAGACGGAATCAAGACTGTA CCTCTGATTCAGATCCATGGATCTCAGCCTCAGGCCCTGCTCTTGCTCCAGCTTTGCCCCCTGCTCCTGCTTCTTTCCTTGTCAGCCCTGGCGTCTTGTCCCCTGAACCAACATATTGTCCTTGGAGGTCTCCAAAGAAG GAATCTTCCAAGAACTCCCAACACTGGAAGGAGCCCAAGGTCAGGGGCAATTTGACATATCACCTGTACATGCCTCCAGAACGGAGACAAGGGCCTAGGGAAGATCTCCAAGCAGAGGGGTCAACCCTGGGTCCCCCAGGGCCATCACTGTGGGAGGAGAAAAACTCACAGAGGCCACACCCTCG GATGAAGCCCTCCTCACCAGGAAACTCCAGGCCCTCACCCCCTTCACACAAGCTGGAACTTCAGACCCTTAAATTGGAAGAGCTGACG GTCTCAGAGCTTCGGCAGCAGCTGCGCCTACGGGGACTCCCAGTCTCCGGGACCAAGTCGATGCTGCTGGAGCGCATGCGCGGTGGCGCCCCGCCCAGAGAACGGCAGAAGCCCCGGCGTGAGGACAAAGAGGCTGCGGCTCCCTGGCCGCGCCTTAGGCCTAAAGCTCTGGGACATACCAGGCGGCCCGGCACG GTAAAGACGAGTGCAACGACTCGTAGGCTGCAATTTTCTGGAGCTGCGGATCCTCTGGGGGCAGCTCCGGCTCCGTCTCCGGCTCCGGCTCCCACGCCGGTTCAGGCCCCCGCTCCCGCTTCAGCTTCGGCTCCAGCTCTTCCAACTCCCTTTCCAACATCTCCAGCCAGCCTGACTCTGGAGGAGGAGCTGCAGGAAGCGATCCACAGGGCGCAG CTGCTTCCGAATCGGGACATCGATGACATCCTGGAAGACCAAGAGGAGCCAGATG ACCTGCTGCCTCCCATCCCCTTGGACTTCCCTGGCTCGTTTGACGTGCTGTCTCCCTCTGCGGACTCGGATGGCTTCTCTTCCGTTTTCTCTTCTTCACTCCCATCCCCCACAAGCTCCCTGTCCCCGTCTCCAAAGGCACTTACAGATTCCTTGGACTGGCTGGAGGCCTTGAGTGGCGGTCCACCGCTGGACTCTGGGCCTCCAGAGCCCAGCATTTTCTCTGCAGACTTATCTGACCCCAGTGGCACTCGTCTTTGGGAACTGCTTCCAGATGCGTGA
- the Mamstr gene encoding MEF2-activating motif and SAP domain-containing transcriptional regulator isoform X1, with protein sequence MMGQPGKMATVPGWAQTPEVAGGAWSMATSWLQAGWRTASGVALTQDALLAGASKRPWEGRGKRLPAHPPWECEGAGLSCPANNCSSHPSAKPGSGHSLPAFLVPPLASFHTVLQLRIHRRNQDCTSDSDPWISASGPALAPALPPAPASFLVSPGVLSPEPTYCPWRSPKKESSKNSQHWKEPKVRGNLTYHLYMPPERRQGPREDLQAEGSTLGPPGPSLWEEKNSQRPHPRMKPSSPGNSRPSPPSHKLELQTLKLEELTVSELRQQLRLRGLPVSGTKSMLLERMRGGAPPRERQKPRREDKEAAAPWPRLRPKALGHTRRPGTVKTSATTRRLQFSGAADPLGAAPAPSPAPAPTPVQAPAPASASAPALPTPFPTSPASLTLEEELQEAIHRAQLLPNRDIDDILEDQEEPDDLLPPIPLDFPGSFDVLSPSADSDGFSSVFSSSLPSPTSSLSPSPKALTDSLDWLEALSGGPPLDSGPPEPSIFSADLSDPSGTRLWELLPDA encoded by the exons ATGATGGGTCAGCCTGGCAAGATGGCGACTGTACCAGGGTGGGCACAGACTCCTGAAGTGGCAGGTGGAGCCTGGAGCATGGCTACCTCCTGGTTGCAGGCTGGCTGGCGTACAGCCTCAGGAGTGGCTCTGACCCAAGATGCTTTGCTGGCAGGAGCAAGCAAGAGGccctgggaagggagagggaagaggctgCCCGCCCACCCGCCCTGGGAGTGTGAAGGGGCTGGGCTCTCATGTCCCGCCAACAACTGTAGCTCCCACCCATCAGCCAAGCCAGGCTCTGGAcactcccttcctgccttccttgtcCCACCTCTCGCTTCCTTCCACACAGTCCTGCAGCTTCGGATCCACAGACGGAATCAAGACTGTA CCTCTGATTCAGATCCATGGATCTCAGCCTCAGGCCCTGCTCTTGCTCCAGCTTTGCCCCCTGCTCCTGCTTCTTTCCTTGTCAGCCCTGGCGTCTTGTCCCCTGAACCAACATATTGTCCTTGGAGGTCTCCAAAGAAG GAATCTTCCAAGAACTCCCAACACTGGAAGGAGCCCAAGGTCAGGGGCAATTTGACATATCACCTGTACATGCCTCCAGAACGGAGACAAGGGCCTAGGGAAGATCTCCAAGCAGAGGGGTCAACCCTGGGTCCCCCAGGGCCATCACTGTGGGAGGAGAAAAACTCACAGAGGCCACACCCTCG GATGAAGCCCTCCTCACCAGGAAACTCCAGGCCCTCACCCCCTTCACACAAGCTGGAACTTCAGACCCTTAAATTGGAAGAGCTGACG GTCTCAGAGCTTCGGCAGCAGCTGCGCCTACGGGGACTCCCAGTCTCCGGGACCAAGTCGATGCTGCTGGAGCGCATGCGCGGTGGCGCCCCGCCCAGAGAACGGCAGAAGCCCCGGCGTGAGGACAAAGAGGCTGCGGCTCCCTGGCCGCGCCTTAGGCCTAAAGCTCTGGGACATACCAGGCGGCCCGGCACG GTAAAGACGAGTGCAACGACTCGTAGGCTGCAATTTTCTGGAGCTGCGGATCCTCTGGGGGCAGCTCCGGCTCCGTCTCCGGCTCCGGCTCCCACGCCGGTTCAGGCCCCCGCTCCCGCTTCAGCTTCGGCTCCAGCTCTTCCAACTCCCTTTCCAACATCTCCAGCCAGCCTGACTCTGGAGGAGGAGCTGCAGGAAGCGATCCACAGGGCGCAG CTGCTTCCGAATCGGGACATCGATGACATCCTGGAAGACCAAGAGGAGCCAGATG ACCTGCTGCCTCCCATCCCCTTGGACTTCCCTGGCTCGTTTGACGTGCTGTCTCCCTCTGCGGACTCGGATGGCTTCTCTTCCGTTTTCTCTTCTTCACTCCCATCCCCCACAAGCTCCCTGTCCCCGTCTCCAAAGGCACTTACAGATTCCTTGGACTGGCTGGAGGCCTTGAGTGGCGGTCCACCGCTGGACTCTGGGCCTCCAGAGCCCAGCATTTTCTCTGCAGACTTATCTGACCCCAGTGGCACTCGTCTTTGGGAACTGCTTCCAGATGCGTGA